The following are encoded together in the Adhaeribacter arboris genome:
- a CDS encoding potassium channel family protein, translating to MNRFAQLKRLFIALALALLSLVVGTVGFMVIGQLNLRQAFYMTAITFSTTGFEEVKPLTPAGEIFTSFYILFNLFIFAYFLSVLSKYIFEGELQAIFKKYMSEKDLQKISNHVIVCGFGRNGSKACADLLANHEPVLVVEKDEQLLKTKSGFGEVTTTIVVGDATQDEVLKQAGIERAKAIITTLPKDADNVFVTLTARELNSSIQIIARASDKSTENKLYRAGANSVVMPDEIGGSHMANLVTRPVVIQFLEMLNGMGASKLVLEEIDFAEIRKQTEVVSIRELDIRNKTGVTVIGVKNNRNQIEISPSPDTQIGMEDVLILLGTEDQVKAFMRTFRKI from the coding sequence ATGAACAGGTTCGCCCAGTTAAAAAGATTATTTATTGCCTTAGCTCTTGCCCTACTTAGTCTGGTGGTGGGTACGGTGGGGTTTATGGTTATCGGGCAATTAAACCTGCGTCAGGCTTTTTACATGACCGCCATTACTTTTAGTACCACTGGATTTGAGGAAGTAAAGCCACTCACCCCCGCCGGGGAAATTTTTACCTCGTTCTATATCTTATTTAACCTGTTTATTTTTGCTTATTTTCTATCAGTGCTCAGCAAATATATTTTTGAGGGCGAACTGCAGGCTATTTTTAAAAAATATATGTCGGAGAAAGATTTACAGAAAATATCCAACCACGTTATTGTTTGCGGGTTTGGGCGCAATGGCAGCAAAGCCTGCGCGGATTTACTGGCGAACCACGAGCCGGTATTAGTGGTGGAAAAGGATGAACAATTGTTAAAAACAAAATCAGGTTTTGGCGAGGTTACCACTACCATTGTTGTGGGCGATGCTACCCAGGACGAAGTATTAAAACAAGCGGGTATTGAACGGGCCAAAGCTATTATAACGACTTTACCCAAAGATGCCGACAACGTTTTTGTAACCCTCACCGCCCGCGAATTAAACAGCAGTATTCAAATTATTGCGCGCGCTTCCGATAAAAGCACCGAAAATAAACTATACCGGGCCGGCGCTAACAGCGTAGTAATGCCCGACGAAATTGGGGGCAGCCACATGGCCAACTTGGTTACCCGGCCGGTAGTTATTCAGTTCCTGGAAATGCTGAATGGGATGGGCGCCAGTAAACTAGTGCTCGAAGAAATTGATTTTGCCGAAATTCGAAAGCAAACAGAGGTTGTGTCCATCCGCGAGTTAGATATTCGGAATAAAACCGGAGTAACCGTAATCGGAGTGAAAAATAACCGGAATCAGATTGAAATCAGTCCTAGTCCGGATACCCAAATTGGAATGGAGGATGTATTAATTTTACTCGGCACCGAAGACCAGGTAAAAGCCTTTATGCGCACCTTCCGGAAGATTTAA
- a CDS encoding glycosyltransferase family 4 protein encodes MKTLHLCNRVPFPPHDGGAIGIYDIISNLTAAGCEVTVLAINTPKHFQPDHVLQDRARLITVFVDTNISVTKAFFNLFTSIPYIFERFISPDYTTKLIELLRNESFDIIQVEGSQMAWYVPTIRQYSRVPIILRAHNVEYTIWQRLAQHEKNLLKKIYLRYTANQVRKFEQVYFQQFDAIAAITPQDEERIRELGNQTRIEIIPAGVEMNRFIRNEVILPKPKSLFMLGSLNWMPNQEGINWFLENVWPVISQEDPDLEWHIAGSSPPEELINLQVPRVTVHGFVPDAAAFMQQYELMVVPLLSGGGMRIKIIEGMALGKCILTTPVGAEGISITPGENILIGETREDWIEILRNYCKGKLPVDEIATKAASFIQREYDNRLVIKKYLTLYSTIISI; translated from the coding sequence TTGAAAACCCTTCATCTTTGTAACCGGGTGCCTTTCCCGCCTCATGATGGCGGCGCCATTGGGATTTATGATATAATTAGCAACTTAACCGCTGCCGGCTGCGAGGTAACCGTACTGGCAATAAACACTCCCAAACATTTTCAACCCGACCACGTGCTGCAGGACCGGGCCCGATTAATTACCGTTTTTGTAGATACTAATATTTCGGTTACCAAGGCCTTTTTTAATTTATTTACTTCCATTCCGTATATTTTTGAACGGTTTATCTCTCCGGATTATACTACGAAACTAATAGAACTGCTGCGCAACGAAAGTTTTGATATCATTCAAGTGGAAGGCAGTCAAATGGCTTGGTACGTGCCCACCATCCGGCAATATTCTAGAGTTCCGATAATTTTGCGGGCGCACAACGTGGAGTATACCATCTGGCAACGATTAGCCCAGCACGAAAAAAATCTTCTCAAAAAAATATATCTCCGTTATACCGCTAACCAAGTTCGGAAATTTGAGCAGGTTTATTTTCAACAGTTCGACGCTATTGCCGCCATTACTCCTCAGGATGAAGAGCGCATCCGGGAATTGGGCAACCAAACCCGGATAGAAATTATTCCGGCCGGAGTAGAAATGAACCGGTTTATTCGCAACGAAGTTATTCTGCCTAAGCCTAAAAGCTTGTTTATGCTTGGTTCTCTTAACTGGATGCCGAACCAGGAAGGAATAAACTGGTTTTTAGAAAATGTCTGGCCAGTAATAAGCCAGGAAGACCCGGATTTAGAATGGCACATTGCCGGTTCGTCGCCGCCCGAAGAATTAATTAATTTACAAGTGCCAAGAGTAACAGTGCATGGTTTTGTACCGGATGCGGCCGCCTTTATGCAGCAGTACGAATTAATGGTAGTGCCCTTACTTTCGGGCGGAGGTATGCGCATTAAGATTATAGAAGGTATGGCTTTAGGTAAATGCATCCTCACTACCCCGGTCGGGGCCGAAGGTATTTCCATTACTCCCGGCGAAAATATTTTAATTGGCGAAACCCGGGAAGACTGGATAGAGATACTGCGTAACTACTGTAAGGGCAAATTACCGGTAGATGAAATAGCGACAAAAGCAGCATCGTTTATTCAACGGGAATACGATAACCGATTGGTCATAAAAAAATACTTAACTCTATATAGTACTATTATATCTATTTAA
- a CDS encoding glycosyltransferase translates to MKILMLLSRVPYLLDKGDKLRAFYQLQRLAEKHEIILFALAEETDPLEEATEELQKYCKQVYFYSLQKSSIIRNLAGSFWNKKPIQVNYFYHAKAQLQINALIAQHQPDHIYCQLIRMAEYVRHVKHIPKTLDYMDAFSKGMLRRAEIAPFHLKPVFRLEAARLKKYEAAIFSDFRYKTIISRQDRDFIAHPRHKDIAIVPNGIQTSYFHPLDLPKKYDLVFTGNMNYAPNIEAAVYLVKKVLPLVKKQFPEIKVLLAGANPSYQVLSLESPNVTVSGWLPDIREAYASSHVFVAPLFIGTGVQNKVLEAMAMKVPCVTTQLVNNGVGAANNCHLLVANTPVEFAQHIHTLLTNRDLNEKLIQRALNFVHENYSWSKAVAQLEQVFDPEYENVEHS, encoded by the coding sequence ATGAAGATACTGATGTTGTTATCGCGCGTACCTTACCTCCTCGACAAAGGAGATAAACTGCGGGCCTTTTATCAATTGCAGAGACTAGCGGAAAAACACGAAATAATTTTATTTGCCTTAGCCGAAGAAACGGACCCCTTAGAAGAAGCAACCGAGGAATTACAAAAGTACTGTAAGCAGGTATATTTTTATTCGCTGCAAAAATCCAGCATTATTCGCAATCTGGCGGGCTCTTTCTGGAACAAAAAGCCTATTCAAGTAAATTATTTTTACCATGCCAAGGCCCAGCTTCAAATTAATGCCCTTATTGCCCAACATCAGCCTGATCATATTTATTGCCAGTTAATCCGGATGGCGGAGTACGTGCGGCACGTAAAACATATTCCGAAAACGCTCGATTACATGGATGCTTTTTCTAAAGGAATGCTGCGCCGGGCCGAGATTGCTCCTTTTCATTTAAAACCCGTATTTCGCCTGGAAGCTGCCCGTTTAAAAAAATACGAAGCCGCTATCTTCTCTGATTTTCGCTATAAAACCATTATCTCGCGCCAGGACCGGGATTTTATTGCGCACCCCCGCCATAAAGATATTGCCATTGTGCCGAATGGTATCCAGACGAGTTATTTTCACCCGCTGGATTTACCTAAAAAATACGACCTGGTATTTACTGGTAACATGAATTATGCCCCCAATATTGAAGCGGCCGTTTACCTGGTGAAGAAAGTATTGCCATTAGTAAAAAAACAATTTCCGGAGATAAAAGTATTACTGGCTGGGGCTAACCCGAGTTACCAGGTCTTGTCGCTGGAATCTCCGAATGTTACGGTAAGTGGCTGGTTACCCGATATTCGGGAAGCCTATGCGAGTTCTCATGTTTTTGTTGCTCCCCTTTTTATTGGTACCGGGGTGCAGAATAAAGTATTAGAAGCCATGGCCATGAAGGTTCCCTGCGTAACTACCCAATTGGTGAATAATGGGGTAGGAGCGGCCAATAATTGCCATTTACTGGTGGCAAATACACCCGTAGAATTTGCCCAGCATATCCATACTTTGCTCACTAACCGGGATCTAAACGAGAAATTAATTCAGCGAGCCCTGAATTTTGTGCACGAAAATTACAGTTGGAGTAAAGCCGTAGCGCAATTAGAACAAGTATTTGACCCTGAATACGAAAACGTAGAACATTCTTGA
- a CDS encoding bifunctional 3,4-dihydroxy-2-butanone-4-phosphate synthase/GTP cyclohydrolase II has product MMFNTIDEAIEDIKAGKIVIVVDDEDRENEGDFICAARTVTPEIVNFMATHGRGLICVPLTEERCEALGLELMVGRNTALHATPFTVSVDLIGHGCTTGISASDRAKTILALVDPKTDPESLGKPGHIFPLRAKKEGVIRRAGHTEAAVDLARLAGFEPAGVLVEIMNEDGSMARLPDLEKVAARFNLKLISIKDLIKYRLKQESLITREIAVELPTDYGKFDLYAFTQRSNGAKHLALVKGTWSEDEPILVRVHSSCVTGDIFGSCRCDCGPQLHKAMQMIEEAGQGVIVYMNQEGRGIGLLNKLRAYKLQEQGRDTVEANLELGFEMDERDYGVGAQILRDLGVTKMRLISNNPKKRTGLIGYGLEVVENVPIEITPNPYNQRYLTTKRDKLGHTILKK; this is encoded by the coding sequence ATGATGTTTAATACCATTGATGAAGCCATTGAAGATATAAAAGCAGGTAAAATCGTGATTGTGGTAGACGATGAAGACCGCGAGAACGAAGGTGATTTTATCTGCGCGGCCCGGACCGTAACGCCTGAAATTGTAAATTTTATGGCCACCCACGGCCGCGGCTTGATTTGCGTTCCGCTCACGGAAGAACGCTGCGAAGCATTAGGTCTGGAACTAATGGTGGGCCGCAACACGGCGCTGCACGCTACTCCTTTTACCGTATCCGTTGATTTAATCGGGCACGGTTGCACTACCGGTATTTCGGCCAGCGACCGAGCCAAAACTATTCTGGCGCTTGTGGACCCTAAAACCGATCCGGAATCTTTAGGAAAACCTGGGCACATTTTTCCGTTGCGCGCCAAGAAAGAAGGGGTCATCCGGCGGGCCGGACACACCGAAGCAGCCGTAGACTTAGCGCGCCTAGCTGGTTTTGAGCCGGCGGGCGTATTGGTCGAAATCATGAACGAAGACGGTTCCATGGCCCGTTTACCCGATCTGGAAAAAGTAGCCGCCCGCTTTAATTTAAAACTAATCTCGATTAAGGATTTAATTAAATACCGTTTAAAGCAGGAGAGCTTAATTACCCGGGAAATTGCCGTCGAATTACCCACCGATTACGGGAAGTTTGATTTGTATGCTTTTACGCAGCGCAGCAACGGGGCTAAGCACCTGGCATTGGTAAAAGGTACTTGGTCCGAGGATGAACCTATTCTGGTGCGGGTCCATTCTTCGTGCGTTACCGGTGATATTTTTGGTTCTTGCCGCTGCGATTGTGGTCCGCAATTGCATAAAGCCATGCAGATGATTGAAGAAGCCGGGCAGGGAGTAATTGTGTACATGAACCAGGAAGGCCGGGGAATTGGTTTGTTAAATAAACTACGCGCTTACAAACTGCAGGAGCAAGGCCGCGACACCGTAGAAGCTAACTTGGAACTAGGTTTTGAAATGGATGAACGGGATTACGGCGTGGGAGCGCAAATTTTACGCGATTTAGGCGTTACCAAAATGCGGCTTATTTCCAATAATCCCAAAAAACGGACGGGCTTAATTGGGTACGGATTGGAAGTAGTAGAAAATGTTCCTATTGAAATTACCCCTAACCCATACAACCAACGTTACTTAACTACCAAGCGCGATAAATTGGGCCACACCATTCTTAAAAAATAA
- a CDS encoding sialate O-acetylesterase, whose amino-acid sequence MEKLLLLLAFCSLISCKPQLTNKRTQFFPKAELKVKDLPEKENTWVFILAGQSNMAGRGQVEPADTIPHERIFTINQKGEVIMAKEPLHFYEPNNTGLGSGLSFAKTLIKQVPESVSILLIPTAVGGSSISQWLGDSTHRQVKLLTNFKEKAAIGKSLGQVKAILWHQGESDAHPEDIPLYKTRLINLLSQFREILGDKNLPIVLGELGTFSKDTAEWEQINEQIQQYSSSDPYSSVVRTSDLNHKGDNIHFDSKGQRLMGQRYAQAYIQLQKKLTNKPGLSH is encoded by the coding sequence ATGGAAAAACTTTTATTACTACTTGCTTTTTGTAGTTTAATTTCTTGCAAGCCGCAGTTAACCAATAAAAGAACGCAGTTTTTCCCGAAAGCAGAATTAAAGGTAAAGGACTTGCCGGAAAAAGAAAATACCTGGGTTTTTATTTTGGCGGGACAATCCAATATGGCCGGCCGCGGACAAGTAGAACCCGCGGATACTATTCCGCATGAAAGAATTTTTACCATTAATCAAAAAGGCGAAGTAATCATGGCCAAAGAACCCCTCCACTTTTACGAACCCAATAACACGGGTTTAGGCAGCGGGCTTTCCTTCGCAAAAACATTAATTAAACAAGTACCGGAAAGTGTTTCTATTTTACTCATTCCTACTGCGGTTGGGGGTAGTTCTATTAGCCAATGGCTCGGGGACTCGACGCACCGTCAGGTGAAACTCTTGACAAACTTTAAAGAAAAAGCGGCTATCGGAAAAAGCTTAGGGCAAGTAAAAGCCATTCTGTGGCACCAAGGCGAAAGCGATGCTCACCCTGAAGATATACCGCTTTATAAAACCAGGTTAATTAATCTTTTAAGTCAATTCAGAGAAATTCTGGGAGATAAAAATTTACCTATTGTTTTGGGAGAGCTGGGTACTTTTTCTAAAGACACAGCAGAATGGGAGCAAATAAACGAACAAATCCAACAGTATTCTTCTTCTGATCCTTACTCATCGGTGGTACGCACCTCCGACTTAAACCATAAAGGTGATAATATCCATTTTGATTCTAAAGGCCAAAGATTGATGGGCCAAAGGTACGCCCAAGCTTATATTCAACTTCAAAAAAAATTAACTAACAAACCCGGTTTATCGCATTAA
- a CDS encoding phosphoglycerate kinase, producing the protein MKTVDDYNFVGKRALVRVDFNVPLNEQFQITDDTRIRAAVPTIQKILKDGGSAILMSHLGRPKGGPTDKYSLRHIVGALSQAFSTEVKFASDCIGAEATELAQNLQPGEILLLENLRFYPEEEKGDAAFAEKLSKLGDVYVNDAFGTAHRAHASTAVIAQYFPADAKMTGYVMQAEIENAKRVLENPERPFTAIMGGAKISDKILIIEQLLDKVDNLIIGGGMSYTFAKAQGGSVGDSLLEADKLDLVLSLMDKAKEKGVKLYLPSDSVIADKFANDATSEVVSSGSIPDKWMGLDIGPETRASFSEVVRNSRTILWNGPMGVFEMPNFAVGTSTIAEAVVAATRNGAFSLIGGGDSAAAINQAGYGNDVSYVSTGGGALLEYMEGKTLPGVAALEA; encoded by the coding sequence ATGAAAACAGTAGACGATTATAATTTTGTCGGCAAACGGGCTTTAGTGCGGGTAGATTTTAACGTACCCCTCAACGAGCAATTTCAAATTACCGACGACACCCGTATCCGCGCGGCCGTACCCACTATTCAGAAAATTTTAAAAGATGGCGGCTCGGCCATTTTAATGTCGCATTTGGGCCGGCCGAAAGGAGGACCTACGGATAAATATTCCTTGCGCCACATTGTAGGGGCTTTGTCGCAGGCATTTAGTACCGAAGTAAAATTTGCTTCGGATTGTATTGGCGCTGAAGCTACTGAACTAGCCCAAAACTTACAACCCGGCGAAATTTTATTGCTCGAAAACTTACGTTTTTACCCCGAAGAAGAAAAAGGTGATGCTGCCTTCGCCGAAAAATTAAGTAAACTCGGCGACGTGTACGTAAACGATGCTTTTGGTACGGCGCACCGGGCGCATGCTTCTACAGCGGTTATTGCTCAATATTTCCCGGCGGATGCGAAAATGACCGGCTACGTGATGCAAGCCGAAATTGAAAACGCCAAACGGGTGTTGGAAAATCCGGAACGACCGTTTACGGCTATTATGGGAGGCGCTAAAATATCCGACAAAATATTAATTATTGAGCAGCTGCTGGATAAGGTGGATAACTTGATAATTGGCGGGGGGATGAGTTATACTTTTGCCAAAGCCCAAGGTGGTTCTGTCGGAGATTCTTTGCTGGAAGCCGATAAGCTGGATTTGGTACTGAGCCTGATGGATAAAGCCAAAGAAAAAGGCGTAAAATTGTACCTACCCTCCGATAGTGTTATTGCCGATAAATTTGCGAATGACGCTACCTCCGAAGTGGTAAGCAGCGGCTCCATTCCGGACAAATGGATGGGCCTGGACATAGGACCGGAAACCCGCGCCAGTTTCAGCGAAGTAGTCCGGAATTCGCGTACTATACTCTGGAACGGCCCGATGGGCGTTTTTGAAATGCCGAACTTTGCCGTGGGCACCAGTACCATTGCCGAAGCCGTAGTAGCCGCTACGCGCAACGGGGCCTTCTCCCTCATTGGCGGCGGCGATTCAGCGGCAGCGATTAATCAAGCCGGCTATGGCAACGATGTATCGTACGTTTCTACCGGTGGTGGCGCCCTGCTTGAATACATGGAAGGCAAAACCCTGCCCGGCGTAGCCGCTTTAGAAGCTTAA
- a CDS encoding D-alanine--D-alanine ligase family protein, producing the protein MKIGIIFGGPSREREISFAGGRTVYDNLDKSLFEAVPVFVDSLGNFILLDWHYIYKGTIRDFYPPVEVLPHSLHQLQIYLESLGELSTEEQEGIINKVGKRILPHQFKEYFDFAFLALHGPYGEDGSIQGLLEWYRMPYSGSGILPSAIGIDKILQKDYMNSHGFPVPRYRIVRAEEWADTSQRPIIFEQLTRDLGLPLVIKAPHQGSSIGVSIIKTTDFRAFEEALARSFFAKTIYKNSWQGFSPEAKLNFVKQLTDIREGIGLPVRTDNGVIIHHPEQLLEILEGVFEENAREEVTLTNVESEPYVLLESFIQGKEFSCIVIQDPNGNPLALPPTEIIKGGEVFDYRSKYLPGLSRKITPINLPNEQIQHIRQECSRLFSAVGFNVYARLDGFITAEGQVFLNDPNTTSGMLPSSFFFHQAAEIGLNPSQFLTYIIRTSLVERLKSGKDTVHLRKQLHALDASIQNKKTANQKKIRVGVIMGGYSSERHISVESGRNIYEKLASTVKYQPIPIFLTGSAEEHRLYVIPVNIMLKDNADDIKEKIAHAEEGHLQHPVLEQIRQEASPITEKYTGKMLREPQLVTYEQLKDLVDAVFIALHGRPGEDGALQTELEKYGIPYNGSGIDSSRITINKYETNEILRQHGIKVADHLMAYKQDWQTNKEAFFQNIESAFSYPFIAKPADDGCSSAVKKIKNQRELAAFSELIFRETEDLTQGPATVLALGFKEEFPQKEAFLVENLISKEDGSHFLEVTGGLLTRYLPNGQVEYEVFEASEALAEGEVLSLEEKFLAGEGQNITPARYAPEPKLRQKISDKVKADLKKVAEVLNIEGYARIDAFVRIKEKNEVETIIIEVNSLPGMTPATCIFHQTAINGYKPYDFIDRILTFGMERTQKKVRAA; encoded by the coding sequence ATGAAAATAGGGATAATTTTTGGCGGACCTTCGCGCGAACGGGAAATTTCCTTTGCGGGCGGTCGTACCGTTTACGATAATTTAGATAAATCGCTGTTTGAGGCAGTACCGGTTTTTGTGGATAGCCTGGGTAATTTCATTTTGCTCGACTGGCATTATATTTATAAAGGCACTATTCGCGATTTTTACCCGCCCGTAGAGGTTTTACCCCATTCTTTGCACCAACTCCAGATTTATCTGGAATCTTTGGGTGAGTTAAGTACCGAAGAGCAGGAAGGTATAATCAATAAAGTAGGTAAACGCATATTACCGCACCAGTTTAAAGAATATTTCGATTTCGCTTTCCTGGCTTTACACGGTCCTTACGGCGAAGATGGCAGTATTCAAGGTTTATTGGAGTGGTACCGGATGCCATATTCTGGTTCCGGAATTTTACCTTCGGCTATTGGCATCGATAAAATTTTGCAGAAAGATTACATGAATAGCCATGGGTTTCCGGTGCCGCGCTACCGCATTGTGCGAGCCGAAGAATGGGCAGATACCAGCCAACGGCCAATTATTTTTGAGCAGCTTACCCGCGACTTAGGTTTACCCTTAGTTATAAAAGCGCCGCACCAAGGATCTTCTATTGGGGTTTCGATTATTAAAACCACTGATTTCAGGGCGTTTGAAGAAGCCTTGGCCCGCAGTTTCTTCGCCAAAACCATTTACAAAAACTCCTGGCAAGGATTTTCACCGGAAGCAAAATTAAATTTCGTAAAGCAACTCACTGACATCCGCGAGGGGATTGGTTTACCGGTTCGAACCGATAATGGGGTGATTATTCATCATCCGGAACAATTGCTGGAGATTTTAGAAGGCGTTTTTGAGGAGAATGCCCGCGAGGAAGTTACGCTTACCAACGTGGAAAGCGAACCGTACGTGTTGCTGGAGTCTTTCATTCAGGGTAAAGAATTCTCGTGCATCGTTATTCAGGATCCGAACGGTAACCCGCTGGCTCTGCCGCCCACCGAAATTATTAAAGGCGGCGAAGTTTTTGATTACCGCAGCAAATACCTGCCCGGTTTGAGCCGTAAAATTACTCCCATAAATTTGCCCAATGAACAAATTCAGCATATCCGGCAGGAGTGTAGCCGTTTGTTCAGCGCCGTAGGTTTTAACGTGTACGCCCGCCTCGATGGTTTTATTACCGCCGAGGGTCAGGTATTCCTGAACGACCCCAATACTACTTCGGGTATGTTGCCTTCGTCGTTCTTCTTCCACCAGGCGGCCGAAATTGGCTTAAATCCGTCGCAGTTCCTAACGTACATTATCCGGACCTCGCTCGTAGAGCGCCTGAAATCAGGAAAAGATACCGTTCATTTACGAAAACAATTGCACGCGTTAGATGCATCTATTCAAAATAAAAAAACCGCTAACCAGAAAAAAATCAGAGTAGGGGTAATTATGGGCGGTTATTCTTCGGAGCGGCATATTTCCGTAGAAAGCGGCAGGAATATATACGAAAAACTCGCCTCTACGGTAAAATACCAGCCCATTCCTATTTTCCTGACTGGTTCAGCGGAGGAACACCGTTTGTATGTGATTCCGGTAAATATTATGTTGAAGGACAACGCCGACGACATAAAAGAAAAGATTGCGCACGCGGAAGAAGGTCATTTGCAACACCCGGTATTAGAACAAATCCGGCAGGAGGCCAGCCCAATTACCGAAAAATACACGGGTAAAATGTTACGCGAACCGCAGCTTGTTACTTATGAGCAATTGAAAGATTTGGTCGATGCGGTATTTATTGCCTTGCATGGTCGCCCCGGCGAAGATGGCGCTTTGCAAACCGAACTGGAAAAATACGGGATTCCGTACAATGGCTCCGGTATTGATTCGTCGCGGATTACCATTAATAAATACGAAACCAACGAAATTCTGCGGCAGCACGGTATTAAAGTAGCCGACCACTTAATGGCTTACAAGCAGGATTGGCAAACGAATAAAGAAGCATTTTTTCAGAATATTGAAAGCGCTTTTAGCTATCCTTTTATCGCTAAACCAGCCGACGATGGCTGTTCTTCGGCGGTGAAGAAAATTAAAAACCAACGCGAACTAGCGGCTTTTTCGGAGCTTATTTTCCGGGAAACCGAAGACTTAACCCAAGGCCCGGCTACGGTGCTCGCTTTAGGTTTTAAAGAAGAATTTCCGCAGAAAGAAGCCTTTTTAGTCGAAAATTTGATTTCGAAAGAAGATGGTTCGCACTTTTTAGAAGTAACGGGTGGTTTGCTTACCCGGTATTTACCCAATGGCCAGGTAGAATACGAAGTGTTTGAAGCGTCGGAAGCGCTGGCGGAGGGTGAAGTTTTATCTTTAGAAGAAAAGTTTTTAGCCGGCGAAGGTCAAAACATAACCCCGGCCCGGTATGCCCCAGAACCTAAACTGCGGCAGAAAATTTCGGATAAGGTAAAAGCCGATTTAAAGAAAGTAGCGGAAGTTTTAAATATTGAAGGTTACGCCCGGATTGATGCCTTTGTGCGCATTAAGGAAAAAAATGAGGTAGAAACCATTATAATTGAGGTAAATTCTTTACCCGGTATGACGCCGGCCACCTGTATTTTCCACCAAACGGCTATTAATGGCTACAAACCTTATGATTTTATCGATCGGATTTTAACTTTTGGCATGGAACGTACCCAGAAAAAAGTAAGGGCGGCTTGA
- a CDS encoding PASTA domain-containing protein: MSNFFKANSPVDIIKHLILIVMIIALMLFIFFFVYLPSTTNHGQTITVPKITGMSLAEVESFLDNNNLRYFVSDSSYSTSKKPFEILTQDPLPGSKVKEDRKIYISYNMKTPPKIKMPKLLDGSVKNAQLILKSYDLQVGEVRFVPDLQENAVLKQLYQGKEIAPGAPIAKGSVIDLVVGNGIGNDEFEVPRVIGMPIDEATVLLVGQNLQVGSITYQVAPNGEADGTVLRQRPNAGAGAMIRVGELVDLWVAGPEPVKAVE; this comes from the coding sequence ATGAGTAATTTTTTTAAAGCGAATTCGCCCGTTGACATTATAAAGCACCTGATCCTGATTGTAATGATTATTGCTTTAATGTTATTTATTTTCTTTTTCGTGTACCTGCCATCCACTACTAATCACGGCCAAACCATTACGGTTCCCAAAATTACGGGCATGAGCCTGGCGGAAGTAGAAAGTTTTCTGGATAATAATAACCTCCGCTACTTTGTGAGCGATTCGAGTTACAGTACCAGCAAAAAGCCATTTGAGATATTAACCCAAGATCCTTTGCCGGGTTCAAAAGTGAAGGAAGACCGGAAAATTTATATCTCCTACAACATGAAAACGCCACCCAAAATAAAAATGCCTAAGCTTTTGGACGGGTCGGTGAAAAATGCGCAACTGATTCTAAAAAGCTACGATTTACAGGTTGGAGAGGTACGTTTTGTGCCGGATTTACAAGAAAATGCCGTTTTAAAACAATTATACCAAGGTAAAGAAATTGCTCCCGGCGCTCCGATTGCGAAAGGCTCGGTAATAGATTTGGTAGTTGGCAATGGTATTGGGAACGATGAATTTGAAGTTCCCCGGGTTATAGGCATGCCCATTGATGAAGCAACGGTTTTATTGGTTGGGCAGAACTTACAAGTGGGTAGCATTACGTACCAGGTGGCTCCGAACGGCGAAGCGGATGGTACTGTTTTGCGGCAAAGACCAAACGCCGGCGCCGGGGCCATGATCCGGGTAGGGGAGTTAGTTGACTTGTGGGTAGCCGGACCGGAACCCGTAAAAGCAGTGGAATAA